In a single window of the Salvelinus namaycush isolate Seneca unplaced genomic scaffold, SaNama_1.0 Scaffold2538, whole genome shotgun sequence genome:
- the LOC120039104 gene encoding transmembrane protein 144-like, whose protein sequence is MLLLSVVSSVCLLLATLQAELVQCDAVLNISTGENIGQLGKDSVQLVTNSSNGTELTYGFVSCGVAVLFYGSNFVPVKKIPTGDGLFFQWVLCAAVWSVSLVVNIILGSPTFWPLAMLGGAIWATGNITVVPIVKTIGLGLGLLIWASFNLLIGWASSRFGWFGIDAEEVSNPTLNYCGAGCCLL, encoded by the exons atgttgttgttgagtgtTGTGAGCAGTGTCTGTCTGCTCCTAGCGACGCTACAGGCAGAGCTGGTACAATGTGACGCCGTATTGAACATCTCTACAG GTGAGAATATCGGACAACTCGGGAAGGATTCGGTGCAGCTCGTGACTAACTCGTCCAACGGCACCGAGCTAACCTACGGCTTCGTCTCGTGCGGAGTGGCCGTTCTGTTTTACGGTTCTAACTTTGTCCCCGTGAAGAAAATACCCACCGGAGACG gtctGTTCTTCCAGTGGGTGCTGTGTGCAGCAGTCTGGAGCGTCTCTCTGGTGGTCAACATTATTCTGGGGTCTCCCACCTTCTGGCCTCTAGCCATGCTGGGGGGGGCCATCTGGGCTACAG gtaacaTCACGGTGGTCCCCATAGTGAAAACCATCGGTCTGGGTCTGGGCCTCCTCATCTGGGCCTCTTTCAACCTCCTCATTGGTTGGGCAAGCTCcag gtTTGGCTGGTTTGGGATCGATGCTGAGGAAGTTTCTAACCCAACACTCAACTACTGTGGAGCAGGTTGCTGTCTGCTCAG